In Monodelphis domestica isolate mMonDom1 chromosome 4, mMonDom1.pri, whole genome shotgun sequence, one DNA window encodes the following:
- the LOC100013937 gene encoding olfactory receptor 13H1-like, giving the protein MDRRNGTDVTYFILIGLSEYPRAQLIFFCILLVAYIVTLLGNSLILLLIHYDPQLHTPMYFFLSNLSFLDICYTSSTVPQMLINCLVRTPIISLTECLAQMCVLLYLGVVECLFLAIMAYDRFVAISNPLHYAVKMGPQLCLQLAVVPWFVSFIIAVVPILTMPLDFCGHYIINHFSCELLAIIKLACNDLKFFELLIMATCSLTLLLPFTFILVSYGHILVAVLKMRSADGRKKAFSTCSSHLTVVVIFYGTAISMYMMPQDKVSRDKDKIISMMYCIVTPMLNPIIYSLRNKDVKGALRKLIGKKSDS; this is encoded by the coding sequence ATGGATAGAAGAAATGGCACAGATGTGACCTATTTCATCCTGATTGGGCTCTCAGAGTATCCCCGAGCCCAACTCATCTTCTTCTGCATACTCCTGGTGGCCTATATTGTCACCCTGCTCGGGAATAGCCTCATTCTTCTCCTGATCCACTATGACCCTCAGCTCCACACCCCCATGTATTTCTTCCTCAGCAATTTGTCTTTCCTGGACATCTGCTATACTTCATCTACCGTGCCTCAGATGCTCATCAACTGTTTAGTCAGGACTCCCATCATCTCCCTGACTGAATGCCTCGCACAGATGTGTGTCCTTCTCTACTTGGGTGTTGTAGAATGCCTCTTTCTGGCCATCATGGCCTATGACCGTTTTGTAGCCATCAGCAACCCCCTGCACTATGCGGTGAAAATGGGGCCCCAGCTGTGTTTACAGCTGGCAGTGGTGCCCTGGTTTGTATCATTTATCATCGCTGTGGTCCCAATCCTGACCATGCCACTGGATTTCTGTGGCCACTACATTATCAACCACTTCTCCTGTGAGCTCTTGGCAATCATCAAGCTTGCATGCAATGATTTGAAGTTCTTTGAATTGTTAATTATGGCCACCTGTTCCCTAACTCTCCTGCTACCCTTTACATTTATCCTAGTATCCTACGGGCACATCTTGGTAGCTGTGTTGAAGATGCGCTCAGCTGATGGACGAAAGAAAGCCTTCTCCACCTGCAGCTCCCACCTCACGGTGGTAGTTATCTTTTATGGCACTGCCATCTCCATGTACATGATGCCGCAGGACAAAGTCAGCCGAGACAAAGACAAGATTATCTCTATGATGTATTGCATTGTGACACCCATGCTCAATCCCATTATCTATAGTCTTAGGAACAAAGATGTGAAAGGGGCTCTGAGGAAACTAATAGGCAAAAAGAGTGACTCCTAA